A part of Antechinus flavipes isolate AdamAnt ecotype Samford, QLD, Australia chromosome 6, AdamAnt_v2, whole genome shotgun sequence genomic DNA contains:
- the C6H11orf16 gene encoding uncharacterized protein C11orf16 homolog isoform X4, which produces MKGAGEVVSQKAMESLAGPWMPSLKYCSVTTAQKRPCCLNASARWSAPSTCPLILQVPCFIRHPSAARGSWSQPDQHTTDFRGNGPGLLEGLQDGDTSVLARRESDGLYYRAQIKQAPELGRWGKLLVEFEAPPSEGPKLPGTLQSASPEDVIQGSWALKHPLLPGDKVLAPWEPKQERYGPGTVVQGLETRDPQRACCTWWPLSKTLEATTGDHPEPELKPTAQLLELDNTRDRRAAAHVCASSSSSSSSFSSYVFSSEEEDLENDLKKAPPQRMMVDSTVNTDSSLFEKPLRQKVLSQPPWKYWKRNGPEPSYRRPGKESLKKLRDT; this is translated from the exons GTAGTATCACAGAAGGCCATGGAATCCTTAGCAGGGCCCTGGATGCCTTCACTCAAGTACTGCAGCGTGACCACAGCCCAGAAGCGGCCCTGCTGCCTCAATGCCTCTGCCCGCTGGAGCGCCCCCTCCACCTGTCCCCTTATACTCCAGGTTCCCTGTTTTATCCGACATCCCTCTGCTGCAAG GGGTTCCTGGAGTCAGCCAGATCAGCACACAACTGACTTCCGAGGGAATGGGCCAGGCCTACTGGAGGGACTGCAGGATGGTGACACATCAGTCCTTGCCAGAAGGGAGTCAGATGGCTTATACTACAGGGCTCAGATCAAACAAGCTCCTGAG CTGGGGAGGTGGGGCAAACTGCTGGTGGAATTTGAGGCTCCCCCTTCCGAGGGTCCCAAGCTCCCAGGCACACTACAGAGCGCAAGTCCAGAGGATGTCATCCAGGGCTCGTGGGCCCTAAAGCACCCCCTCCTTCCCGGAGACAAGGTTCTGGCACCCTGGGAGCCAAAGCAAGAGAGATACGGCCCAGGCACTGTGGTGCAAGGTCTGGAGACCAGAGACCCTCAGAGAG CCTGCTGTACCTGGTGGCCTCTGAGCAAGACATTAGAGGCCACAACTGGGGACCACCCTGAGCCAGAGCTGAAACCCACAGCACAACTTCTGGAATTAGACAATACCAGAGACAGAAGAGCGGCAGCTCATGTTTGTGCTTCTTCCTCGTCCTcgtcctcctccttctcttcctatgTCTTCTCTTCAGAAGaggaagatttggaaaatgatctgaagaaagcTCCTCCTCAAAGAATGATGGTGGACAGCACTGTCAACACTGACAGCAGCCTTTTTGAGAAGCCCCTGAGACAGAAGGTCCTCAGTCAGCCTCCCTGGAAATACTGGAAGAGAAATGGACCAGAGCCCAGTTATAGAAGACCAG GCAAAGAGTCACTGAAGAAACTTAGAGACACTTGA
- the AKIP1 gene encoding A-kinase-interacting protein 1 isoform X4 translates to MLGPGPSTLAPGLSTITPRPSTLTLGPSRFDPGPSTLGPGPSTLGPGPSTLALGPSRFDPGPSTVGLGPSRFDPGASTLGPGLSTLGPGPSTLGPGPSTLAPGPSTLGPGPSTLGPGPSTLGPGPSTLAPGPSTIASRPSMITLGPSRFDPGPSTFGPGLSTLALGPSRFDPGPSTLGPGPSTLAPGPSRFDLEPSTLGPGSSRFEPGPSRFDLGPSTLGPGPSRFDPGPSRFEPEPSRFEPGPSRFEPGPSRFDPGPSRFAPGSSRFEPGQSRFDPGPSRFDPGPSRFAPGSSRFEPGPSSFDPGPSRFAPQSSMLAPGPSKFDPGPSTLAPRPSAPGPSRFDPGSSRCDSRLFKSVGRTSSKDITIKVFPGTYAVTVGSPNVTTTHMIEIDSGQIIDLNFPL, encoded by the exons ATGCTTGGCCCGGGACCATCCACACTTGCCCCAGGACTATCCACAATCACTCCAAGACCATCTACGCTTACCCTGGGACCATCCAGGTTTGATCCAGGACCATCCACGCTTGGCCCGGGACCATCCACGCTTGGCCCGGGACCATCCACGCTTGCCCTGGGACCATCCAG GTTTGATCCAGGACCATCCACGGTTGGCCTGGGACCATCCAGGTTTGATCCAGGGGCATCCACACTTGGCCCAGGACTATCCACGCTTGGCCCGGGACCATCCACGCTTGGCCCGGGACCATCCACGCTTGCCCCGGGACCATCCACGCTTGGCCCGGGACCATCCACGCTTGGCCCGGGACCATCCACGCTTGGCCCGGGACCATCCACTCTTGCCCCAGGACCATCCACAATTGCCTCAAGACCATCTATGATTACCCTGGGACCATCCAGGTTTGATCCAGGGCCATCTACGTTTGGCCCGGGACTATCCACGCTTGCCCTGGGACCATCTAGGTTTGATCCGGGACCATCCACACTTGGCCCGGGACCATCCACGCTTGCCCCGGGACCATCCAGGTTTGATCTAGAACCATCCACACTTGGCCCGGGATCATCCAGGTTTGAACCAGGACCATCCAGGTTTGATCTGGGACCATCCACACTTGGCCCGGGACCATCCAGGTTTGATCCAGGACCATCCAGGTTTGAACCGGAACCATCCAGGTTTGAACCAGGACCATCCAGGTTTGAACCGGGACCATCCAGATTTGATCCGGGACCATCCAGGTTTGCTCCGGGATCATCCAGGTTTGAACCGGGACAATCCAGGTTTGATCCGGGACCATCCAG GTTTGATCCGGGACCATCCAGGTTTGCTCCAGGATCATCCAGGTTTGAACCGGGACCATCCAGCTTTGATCCGGGACCATCCAGGTTTGCTCCGCAATCATCCATGCTTGCTCCGGGACCATCCAAGTTTGATCCAGGACCATCTACACTTGCCCCGAGACCATCTGCCCCAGGACCATCCAGGTTTGATCCGGGATCATCCAGGTGTGACTCAAGACTATTCAAGTCTGTG GGCAGGACAAGTTCCAAGGACATCACGATAAAGGTTTTTCCAGGGACCTATGCTGTCACAGTGGGGTCCCCTAATGTAACCACAACGCACATGATAGAGATTGACTCAGGACAAATCATCGATTTGAATTTCCCCCTTTGA
- the C6H11orf16 gene encoding uncharacterized protein C11orf16 homolog isoform X3 produces MKGAGEVVSQKAMESLAGPWMPSLKYCSVTTAQKRPCCLNASARWSAPSTCPLILQVPCFIRHPSAARGSWSQPDQHTTDFRGNGPGLLEGLQDGDTSVLARRESDGLYYRAQIKQAPELGRWGKLLVEFEAPPSEGPKLPGTLQSASPEDVIQGSWALKHPLLPGDKVLAPWEPKQERYGPGTVVQGLETRDPQRASEDEEITVCFWNGKVVKVPLGVAIWISPACWEKATEILHKSLSASWPKPGDHLSHIPWTPPCPLLGSAHGYTMDGLLLRSFSCPPQHLYPQSHNHCPLLPNGCLCCCSLACCTWWPLSKTLEATTGDHPEPELKPTAQLLELDNTRDRRAAAHVCASSSSSSSSFSSYVFSSEEEDLENDLKKAPPQRMMVDSTVNTDSSLFEKPLRQKVLSQPPWKYWKRNGPEPSYRRPGV; encoded by the exons GTAGTATCACAGAAGGCCATGGAATCCTTAGCAGGGCCCTGGATGCCTTCACTCAAGTACTGCAGCGTGACCACAGCCCAGAAGCGGCCCTGCTGCCTCAATGCCTCTGCCCGCTGGAGCGCCCCCTCCACCTGTCCCCTTATACTCCAGGTTCCCTGTTTTATCCGACATCCCTCTGCTGCAAG GGGTTCCTGGAGTCAGCCAGATCAGCACACAACTGACTTCCGAGGGAATGGGCCAGGCCTACTGGAGGGACTGCAGGATGGTGACACATCAGTCCTTGCCAGAAGGGAGTCAGATGGCTTATACTACAGGGCTCAGATCAAACAAGCTCCTGAG CTGGGGAGGTGGGGCAAACTGCTGGTGGAATTTGAGGCTCCCCCTTCCGAGGGTCCCAAGCTCCCAGGCACACTACAGAGCGCAAGTCCAGAGGATGTCATCCAGGGCTCGTGGGCCCTAAAGCACCCCCTCCTTCCCGGAGACAAGGTTCTGGCACCCTGGGAGCCAAAGCAAGAGAGATACGGCCCAGGCACTGTGGTGCAAGGTCTGGAGACCAGAGACCCTCAGAGAG CTTCAGAGGATGAAGAAATCACTGTTTGCTTTTGGAATGGCAAGGTGGTCAAAGTGCCGTTAGGGGTAGCCATATGGATATCCCCAGCCTGTTGGGAGAAGGCTACGGAGATATTGCACAAATCACTAAGTGCCAGTTGGCCGAAGCCCGGAGATCATCTTAGCCACATCCCCTGGACTCCCCCCTGCCCTCTCCTGGGTTCTGCCCATGGGTATACCATGGACGGGCTTTTGCTGCGCTCTTTCTCATGCCCTCCCCAACACCTTTATCCCCAGTCCCACAATCATTGTCCACTGCTGCCTAATGGCTGCCTCTGCTGTTGTTCCTTAGCCTGCTGTACCTGGTGGCCTCTGAGCAAGACATTAGAGGCCACAACTGGGGACCACCCTGAGCCAGAGCTGAAACCCACAGCACAACTTCTGGAATTAGACAATACCAGAGACAGAAGAGCGGCAGCTCATGTTTGTGCTTCTTCCTCGTCCTcgtcctcctccttctcttcctatgTCTTCTCTTCAGAAGaggaagatttggaaaatgatctgaagaaagcTCCTCCTCAAAGAATGATGGTGGACAGCACTGTCAACACTGACAGCAGCCTTTTTGAGAAGCCCCTGAGACAGAAGGTCCTCAGTCAGCCTCCCTGGAAATACTGGAAGAGAAATGGACCAGAGCCCAGTTATAGAAGACCAG
- the AKIP1 gene encoding A-kinase-interacting protein 1 isoform X2 has protein sequence MLGPGPSTLAPGLSTITPRPSTLTLGPSRFDPGPSTLGPGPSTLGPGPSTLALGPSRFDPGASMLGPGPSTLAPGLSTIAPRPSALTPGPSRFDPGPSTLGPGPSTLGPGPSTLGPGPSTLSPGSSRFDPGPSTVGLGPSRFDPGASTLGPGLSTLGPGPSTLGPGPSTLAPGPSTLGPGPSTLGPGPSTLGPGPSTLAPGPSTIASRPSMITLGPSRFDPGPSTFGPGLSTLALGPSRFDPGPSTLGPGPSTLAPGPSRFDLEPSTLGPGSSRFEPGPSRFDLGPSTLGPGPSRFDPGPSRFEPEPSRFEPGPSRFEPGPSRFDPGPSRFAPGSSRFEPGQSRFDPGPSRFDPGPSRFAPGSSRFEPGPSSFDPGPSRFAPQSSMLAPGPSKFDPGPSTLAPRPSAPGPSRFDPGSSRCDSRLFKSVDKFQGHHDKGFSRDLCCHSGVP, from the exons ATGCTTGGCCCGGGACCATCCACACTTGCCCCAGGACTATCCACAATCACTCCAAGACCATCTACGCTTACCCTGGGACCATCCAGGTTTGATCCAGGACCATCCACGCTTGGCCCGGGACCATCCACGCTTGGCCCGGGACCATCCACGCTTGCCCTGGGACCATCCAGGTTTGATCCAGGGGCATCCATGCTTGGCCCGGGACCATCCACACTTGCCCCAGGACTATCCACAATCGCTCCAAGACCATCTGCGCTTACCCCGGGACCATCCAGGTTTGATCCAGGACCATCCACGCTTGGCCCGGGACCATCCACGCTTGGCCCGGGACCATCCACGCTTGGCCCGGGACCATCCACGCTTAGCCCGGGATCATCCAGGTTTGATCCAGGACCATCCACGGTTGGCCTGGGACCATCCAGGTTTGATCCAGGGGCATCCACACTTGGCCCAGGACTATCCACGCTTGGCCCGGGACCATCCACGCTTGGCCCGGGACCATCCACGCTTGCCCCGGGACCATCCACGCTTGGCCCGGGACCATCCACGCTTGGCCCGGGACCATCCACGCTTGGCCCGGGACCATCCACTCTTGCCCCAGGACCATCCACAATTGCCTCAAGACCATCTATGATTACCCTGGGACCATCCAGGTTTGATCCAGGGCCATCTACGTTTGGCCCGGGACTATCCACGCTTGCCCTGGGACCATCTAGGTTTGATCCGGGACCATCCACACTTGGCCCGGGACCATCCACGCTTGCCCCGGGACCATCCAGGTTTGATCTAGAACCATCCACACTTGGCCCGGGATCATCCAGGTTTGAACCAGGACCATCCAGGTTTGATCTGGGACCATCCACACTTGGCCCGGGACCATCCAGGTTTGATCCAGGACCATCCAGGTTTGAACCGGAACCATCCAGGTTTGAACCAGGACCATCCAGGTTTGAACCGGGACCATCCAGATTTGATCCGGGACCATCCAGGTTTGCTCCGGGATCATCCAGGTTTGAACCGGGACAATCCAGGTTTGATCCGGGACCATCCAG GTTTGATCCGGGACCATCCAGGTTTGCTCCAGGATCATCCAGGTTTGAACCGGGACCATCCAGCTTTGATCCGGGACCATCCAGGTTTGCTCCGCAATCATCCATGCTTGCTCCGGGACCATCCAAGTTTGATCCAGGACCATCTACACTTGCCCCGAGACCATCTGCCCCAGGACCATCCAGGTTTGATCCGGGATCATCCAGGTGTGACTCAAGACTATTCAAGTCTGTG GACAAGTTCCAAGGACATCACGATAAAGGTTTTTCCAGGGACCTATGCTGTCACAGTGGGGTCCCCTAA
- the AKIP1 gene encoding A-kinase-interacting protein 1 isoform X1, whose amino-acid sequence MLGPGPSTLAPGLSTITPRPSTLTLGPSRFDPGPSTLGPGPSTLGPGPSTLALGPSRFDPGASMLGPGPSTLAPGLSTIAPRPSALTPGPSRFDPGPSTLGPGPSTLGPGPSTLGPGPSTLSPGSSRFDPGPSTVGLGPSRFDPGASTLGPGLSTLGPGPSTLGPGPSTLAPGPSTLGPGPSTLGPGPSTLGPGPSTLAPGPSTIASRPSMITLGPSRFDPGPSTFGPGLSTLALGPSRFDPGPSTLGPGPSTLAPGPSRFDLEPSTLGPGSSRFEPGPSRFDLGPSTLGPGPSRFDPGPSRFEPEPSRFEPGPSRFEPGPSRFDPGPSRFAPGSSRFEPGQSRFDPGPSRFDPGPSRFAPGSSRFEPGPSSFDPGPSRFAPQSSMLAPGPSKFDPGPSTLAPRPSAPGPSRFDPGSSRCDSRLFKSVEESYVGHPWLSRPLHFTSSPEMPSLLGS is encoded by the exons ATGCTTGGCCCGGGACCATCCACACTTGCCCCAGGACTATCCACAATCACTCCAAGACCATCTACGCTTACCCTGGGACCATCCAGGTTTGATCCAGGACCATCCACGCTTGGCCCGGGACCATCCACGCTTGGCCCGGGACCATCCACGCTTGCCCTGGGACCATCCAGGTTTGATCCAGGGGCATCCATGCTTGGCCCGGGACCATCCACACTTGCCCCAGGACTATCCACAATCGCTCCAAGACCATCTGCGCTTACCCCGGGACCATCCAGGTTTGATCCAGGACCATCCACGCTTGGCCCGGGACCATCCACGCTTGGCCCGGGACCATCCACGCTTGGCCCGGGACCATCCACGCTTAGCCCGGGATCATCCAGGTTTGATCCAGGACCATCCACGGTTGGCCTGGGACCATCCAGGTTTGATCCAGGGGCATCCACACTTGGCCCAGGACTATCCACGCTTGGCCCGGGACCATCCACGCTTGGCCCGGGACCATCCACGCTTGCCCCGGGACCATCCACGCTTGGCCCGGGACCATCCACGCTTGGCCCGGGACCATCCACGCTTGGCCCGGGACCATCCACTCTTGCCCCAGGACCATCCACAATTGCCTCAAGACCATCTATGATTACCCTGGGACCATCCAGGTTTGATCCAGGGCCATCTACGTTTGGCCCGGGACTATCCACGCTTGCCCTGGGACCATCTAGGTTTGATCCGGGACCATCCACACTTGGCCCGGGACCATCCACGCTTGCCCCGGGACCATCCAGGTTTGATCTAGAACCATCCACACTTGGCCCGGGATCATCCAGGTTTGAACCAGGACCATCCAGGTTTGATCTGGGACCATCCACACTTGGCCCGGGACCATCCAGGTTTGATCCAGGACCATCCAGGTTTGAACCGGAACCATCCAGGTTTGAACCAGGACCATCCAGGTTTGAACCGGGACCATCCAGATTTGATCCGGGACCATCCAGGTTTGCTCCGGGATCATCCAGGTTTGAACCGGGACAATCCAGGTTTGATCCGGGACCATCCAG GTTTGATCCGGGACCATCCAGGTTTGCTCCAGGATCATCCAGGTTTGAACCGGGACCATCCAGCTTTGATCCGGGACCATCCAGGTTTGCTCCGCAATCATCCATGCTTGCTCCGGGACCATCCAAGTTTGATCCAGGACCATCTACACTTGCCCCGAGACCATCTGCCCCAGGACCATCCAGGTTTGATCCGGGATCATCCAGGTGTGACTCAAGACTATTCAAGTCTGTG GAAGAAAGTTACGTGGGACACCCCTGGCTATCAAGGCCCCTCCACTTCACGTCTTCCCCAGAGATGCCCTCTCTTTTGGGCAGTtaa
- the C6H11orf16 gene encoding uncharacterized protein C11orf16 homolog isoform X1 yields the protein MKGAGEVVSQKAMESLAGPWMPSLKYCSVTTAQKRPCCLNASARWSAPSTCPLILQVPCFIRHPSAARGSWSQPDQHTTDFRGNGPGLLEGLQDGDTSVLARRESDGLYYRAQIKQAPELGRWGKLLVEFEAPPSEGPKLPGTLQSASPEDVIQGSWALKHPLLPGDKVLAPWEPKQERYGPGTVVQGLETRDPQRASEDEEITVCFWNGKVVKVPLGVAIWISPACWEKATEILHKSLSASWPKPGDHLSHIPWTPPCPLLGSAHGYTMDGLLLRSFSCPPQHLYPQSHNHCPLLPNGCLCCCSLACCTWWPLSKTLEATTGDHPEPELKPTAQLLELDNTRDRRAAAHVCASSSSSSSSFSSYVFSSEEEDLENDLKKAPPQRMMVDSTVNTDSSLFEKPLRQKVLSQPPWKYWKRNGPEPSYRRPGMFMFRHLGGRDMLVNV from the exons GTAGTATCACAGAAGGCCATGGAATCCTTAGCAGGGCCCTGGATGCCTTCACTCAAGTACTGCAGCGTGACCACAGCCCAGAAGCGGCCCTGCTGCCTCAATGCCTCTGCCCGCTGGAGCGCCCCCTCCACCTGTCCCCTTATACTCCAGGTTCCCTGTTTTATCCGACATCCCTCTGCTGCAAG GGGTTCCTGGAGTCAGCCAGATCAGCACACAACTGACTTCCGAGGGAATGGGCCAGGCCTACTGGAGGGACTGCAGGATGGTGACACATCAGTCCTTGCCAGAAGGGAGTCAGATGGCTTATACTACAGGGCTCAGATCAAACAAGCTCCTGAG CTGGGGAGGTGGGGCAAACTGCTGGTGGAATTTGAGGCTCCCCCTTCCGAGGGTCCCAAGCTCCCAGGCACACTACAGAGCGCAAGTCCAGAGGATGTCATCCAGGGCTCGTGGGCCCTAAAGCACCCCCTCCTTCCCGGAGACAAGGTTCTGGCACCCTGGGAGCCAAAGCAAGAGAGATACGGCCCAGGCACTGTGGTGCAAGGTCTGGAGACCAGAGACCCTCAGAGAG CTTCAGAGGATGAAGAAATCACTGTTTGCTTTTGGAATGGCAAGGTGGTCAAAGTGCCGTTAGGGGTAGCCATATGGATATCCCCAGCCTGTTGGGAGAAGGCTACGGAGATATTGCACAAATCACTAAGTGCCAGTTGGCCGAAGCCCGGAGATCATCTTAGCCACATCCCCTGGACTCCCCCCTGCCCTCTCCTGGGTTCTGCCCATGGGTATACCATGGACGGGCTTTTGCTGCGCTCTTTCTCATGCCCTCCCCAACACCTTTATCCCCAGTCCCACAATCATTGTCCACTGCTGCCTAATGGCTGCCTCTGCTGTTGTTCCTTAGCCTGCTGTACCTGGTGGCCTCTGAGCAAGACATTAGAGGCCACAACTGGGGACCACCCTGAGCCAGAGCTGAAACCCACAGCACAACTTCTGGAATTAGACAATACCAGAGACAGAAGAGCGGCAGCTCATGTTTGTGCTTCTTCCTCGTCCTcgtcctcctccttctcttcctatgTCTTCTCTTCAGAAGaggaagatttggaaaatgatctgaagaaagcTCCTCCTCAAAGAATGATGGTGGACAGCACTGTCAACACTGACAGCAGCCTTTTTGAGAAGCCCCTGAGACAGAAGGTCCTCAGTCAGCCTCCCTGGAAATACTGGAAGAGAAATGGACCAGAGCCCAGTTATAGAAGACCAGGTATGTTTATGTTCAGACACCTGGGGGGCAGGgatatgttggtaaatgtttaa
- the C6H11orf16 gene encoding uncharacterized protein C11orf16 homolog isoform X2 — protein MKGAGEVVSQKAMESLAGPWMPSLKYCSVTTAQKRPCCLNASARWSAPSTCPLILQVPCFIRHPSAARGSWSQPDQHTTDFRGNGPGLLEGLQDGDTSVLARRESDGLYYRAQIKQAPELGRWGKLLVEFEAPPSEGPKLPGTLQSASPEDVIQGSWALKHPLLPGDKVLAPWEPKQERYGPGTVVQGLETRDPQRASEDEEITVCFWNGKVVKVPLGVAIWISPACWEKATEILHKSLSASWPKPGDHLSHIPWTPPCPLLGSAHGYTMDGLLLRSFSCPPQHLYPQSHNHCPLLPNGCLCCCSLACCTWWPLSKTLEATTGDHPEPELKPTAQLLELDNTRDRRAAAHVCASSSSSSSSFSSYVFSSEEEDLENDLKKAPPQRMMVDSTVNTDSSLFEKPLRQKVLSQPPWKYWKRNGPEPSYRRPGKESLKKLRDT, from the exons GTAGTATCACAGAAGGCCATGGAATCCTTAGCAGGGCCCTGGATGCCTTCACTCAAGTACTGCAGCGTGACCACAGCCCAGAAGCGGCCCTGCTGCCTCAATGCCTCTGCCCGCTGGAGCGCCCCCTCCACCTGTCCCCTTATACTCCAGGTTCCCTGTTTTATCCGACATCCCTCTGCTGCAAG GGGTTCCTGGAGTCAGCCAGATCAGCACACAACTGACTTCCGAGGGAATGGGCCAGGCCTACTGGAGGGACTGCAGGATGGTGACACATCAGTCCTTGCCAGAAGGGAGTCAGATGGCTTATACTACAGGGCTCAGATCAAACAAGCTCCTGAG CTGGGGAGGTGGGGCAAACTGCTGGTGGAATTTGAGGCTCCCCCTTCCGAGGGTCCCAAGCTCCCAGGCACACTACAGAGCGCAAGTCCAGAGGATGTCATCCAGGGCTCGTGGGCCCTAAAGCACCCCCTCCTTCCCGGAGACAAGGTTCTGGCACCCTGGGAGCCAAAGCAAGAGAGATACGGCCCAGGCACTGTGGTGCAAGGTCTGGAGACCAGAGACCCTCAGAGAG CTTCAGAGGATGAAGAAATCACTGTTTGCTTTTGGAATGGCAAGGTGGTCAAAGTGCCGTTAGGGGTAGCCATATGGATATCCCCAGCCTGTTGGGAGAAGGCTACGGAGATATTGCACAAATCACTAAGTGCCAGTTGGCCGAAGCCCGGAGATCATCTTAGCCACATCCCCTGGACTCCCCCCTGCCCTCTCCTGGGTTCTGCCCATGGGTATACCATGGACGGGCTTTTGCTGCGCTCTTTCTCATGCCCTCCCCAACACCTTTATCCCCAGTCCCACAATCATTGTCCACTGCTGCCTAATGGCTGCCTCTGCTGTTGTTCCTTAGCCTGCTGTACCTGGTGGCCTCTGAGCAAGACATTAGAGGCCACAACTGGGGACCACCCTGAGCCAGAGCTGAAACCCACAGCACAACTTCTGGAATTAGACAATACCAGAGACAGAAGAGCGGCAGCTCATGTTTGTGCTTCTTCCTCGTCCTcgtcctcctccttctcttcctatgTCTTCTCTTCAGAAGaggaagatttggaaaatgatctgaagaaagcTCCTCCTCAAAGAATGATGGTGGACAGCACTGTCAACACTGACAGCAGCCTTTTTGAGAAGCCCCTGAGACAGAAGGTCCTCAGTCAGCCTCCCTGGAAATACTGGAAGAGAAATGGACCAGAGCCCAGTTATAGAAGACCAG GCAAAGAGTCACTGAAGAAACTTAGAGACACTTGA
- the AKIP1 gene encoding A-kinase-interacting protein 1 isoform X3 has translation MLGPGPSTLAPGLSTITPRPSTLTLGPSRFDPGPSTLGPGPSTLGPGPSTLGPGPSTLSPGSSRFDPGPSTVGLGPSRFDPGASTLGPGLSTLGPGPSTLGPGPSTLAPGPSTLGPGPSTLGPGPSTLGPGPSTLAPGPSTIASRPSMITLGPSRFDPGPSTFGPGLSTLALGPSRFDPGPSTLGPGPSTLAPGPSRFDLEPSTLGPGSSRFEPGPSRFDLGPSTLGPGPSRFDPGPSRFEPEPSRFEPGPSRFEPGPSRFDPGPSRFAPGSSRFEPGQSRFDPGPSRFDPGPSRFAPGSSRFEPGPSSFDPGPSRFAPQSSMLAPGPSKFDPGPSTLAPRPSAPGPSRFDPGSSRCDSRLFKSVGRTSSKDITIKVFPGTYAVTVGSPNVTTTHMIEIDSGQIIDLNFPL, from the exons ATGCTTGGCCCGGGACCATCCACACTTGCCCCAGGACTATCCACAATCACTCCAAGACCATCTACGCTTACCCTGGGACCATCCAG GTTTGATCCAGGACCATCCACGCTTGGCCCGGGACCATCCACGCTTGGCCCGGGACCATCCACGCTTGGCCCGGGACCATCCACGCTTAGCCCGGGATCATCCAGGTTTGATCCAGGACCATCCACGGTTGGCCTGGGACCATCCAGGTTTGATCCAGGGGCATCCACACTTGGCCCAGGACTATCCACGCTTGGCCCGGGACCATCCACGCTTGGCCCGGGACCATCCACGCTTGCCCCGGGACCATCCACGCTTGGCCCGGGACCATCCACGCTTGGCCCGGGACCATCCACGCTTGGCCCGGGACCATCCACTCTTGCCCCAGGACCATCCACAATTGCCTCAAGACCATCTATGATTACCCTGGGACCATCCAGGTTTGATCCAGGGCCATCTACGTTTGGCCCGGGACTATCCACGCTTGCCCTGGGACCATCTAGGTTTGATCCGGGACCATCCACACTTGGCCCGGGACCATCCACGCTTGCCCCGGGACCATCCAGGTTTGATCTAGAACCATCCACACTTGGCCCGGGATCATCCAGGTTTGAACCAGGACCATCCAGGTTTGATCTGGGACCATCCACACTTGGCCCGGGACCATCCAGGTTTGATCCAGGACCATCCAGGTTTGAACCGGAACCATCCAGGTTTGAACCAGGACCATCCAGGTTTGAACCGGGACCATCCAGATTTGATCCGGGACCATCCAGGTTTGCTCCGGGATCATCCAGGTTTGAACCGGGACAATCCAGGTTTGATCCGGGACCATCCAG GTTTGATCCGGGACCATCCAGGTTTGCTCCAGGATCATCCAGGTTTGAACCGGGACCATCCAGCTTTGATCCGGGACCATCCAGGTTTGCTCCGCAATCATCCATGCTTGCTCCGGGACCATCCAAGTTTGATCCAGGACCATCTACACTTGCCCCGAGACCATCTGCCCCAGGACCATCCAGGTTTGATCCGGGATCATCCAGGTGTGACTCAAGACTATTCAAGTCTGTG GGCAGGACAAGTTCCAAGGACATCACGATAAAGGTTTTTCCAGGGACCTATGCTGTCACAGTGGGGTCCCCTAATGTAACCACAACGCACATGATAGAGATTGACTCAGGACAAATCATCGATTTGAATTTCCCCCTTTGA